AAAAATACCCAAGTAAAGAGATTGTGGCTATTTTCCAACCACATACCTTTACACGGACCATTGCCTTGTTGGATGAATTTGCTGAAGCCTTGAATCAAGCAGATGCTGTTTACTTGGCACAGATCTATGGTTCTGCACGGGAAGTCGATCACGGCGATGTGAAAGTTGAAGATTTGGAAGCAAAAATTGTCAAACGTTCAGCGATTATTACAGCTGAGAATGTTTCTCCTCTTCTTGACCATGAAAATGCGGTCTATGTCTTTATGGGAGCAGGAGATATTCAAACCTATGAATACTCATTTGAGCGTTTATTATCTAGTTTGACACATAGTGTACAATAAGAGATGATTGAGTCTGGAATCGATTGGTTCCAGACTTAAATTTATCTGTCCACTGAAGGAGTATGAGATGAGGAAAGCAGGATGATGATTCGATCAATCACCCCAGCTGATCAAGAACAGTTGCTGTTGCTAGAAGAAGAACTTCATGACAATGAAGAAAAGAAGCACAAGGCCACTCTTGAGGAAGCGCTAGGTTCGAAGGAAGCCATTTCTTTGCTTGCAGAGCAGGCGGGGGATGCTGTGGCTTACTTGTTGGCGACAGAAGACCAGCCTTTAAAAGGAGACCTAATTGTATTGCGACTAGCAGTGAGACCAGCCTTTCAAGGTCAAGGCTATGGTTCTATTTTGATCGCTGCTTTAAAGGATCTAGCTGTTCAAAAGGAAAAGGAAGCCATTTGGATCGATTGCCCAGAAGACTTACTATCTTATTTTTCCCAGCAAGGATTTCGAGATGAAGCTGAGTCTGATCGAGGTGTCCATATGGTTTGGGAACGATAGAAGGGGTAAATGATGAAAGAAAAGATTCACATTAGACAGGCAGAGCTGGAGGATTTGGATGCCATCGAGCGCATTGAGCTTGAAAATTTCTCAGAAGAAGAAGCGATTGCGCGTGAGATTTTAAAAGATCACATCGAAAAGATTCAAACGACATTTCTTGTAGCAGAGTGCCAAGGTCAGATATTAGGCTATTTAGAAGGACCTGTTAGACCGGAGCGCTATTTGATCGATTCCTCTTTTTCAGAGGTTGAAGATCTAAGCCAGTTAGAAAAAGGCTTTATTTCCATTACGAGTCTATCCATTGCTAAAGAAGCCCAAGGGCTAGGGGTTGGAACCCTCTTGCTTGAGGCAATGAAAGAAATTGCGATTAAGGATGGCCGTCAAGGGATCAATTTGACCTGTCATGATTATTTGATCCCTTATTACGAAAAGCAAGGATTTACCAATGAAGGTCTTTCAGAATCCCAATATGCGGGTGAAGTTTGGTACAATCTGGTCTGGGAAAATGAAAACCTTGATTAAATAGGTATTTTGAAGAAGAAGGGCGATTTGTATTGCTTTTCTAAATCTTTTAAGATATAATATTAAGGATTATGATGAGGGAGGTCAATTATTTGACTGATAAATCACAAGACAGTGAGAAGTTATTAAGCTTCAAAGAGCAGATCCTCAGAGACTTAGAAGAGGCCAATGAGCAACTTCTAAAGATCGAAAAAGAGTATGATCTACCTGATCGAAGCATTGAAACCCCTTCTTCACTGAAAGAGGAGGAAGAAGCAACACCACCTCCAAAAGTAGAAGAATCTGCGTCGGCTCCCAAAGAAGAACCAGTGGAGCCGGTAAAGGCGACTCCTGCTGTGGAAGAAAAGAGTGAGCTTACAAAGCCTGCTAAAAAAGAACCAAGTCAGGAACCGGTAGAGGAAAGCTTATCGCGCTCTTCTCGTAACCAGCGCCAACAAAAACAAAAGAAACAAAATAAAATCGCTAAACGAATTGTGCGGACAGTGGTCAGCCTTTTGCTGATTGTGATCGTGGCTACAGGGATCTTTGCTGTGACCTATATCCATTCAGCTGTCAAGCCGATGGATAAAAATGCAACAGAATTCGTAACGGTTGAGATTCCAGCAGGTTCAAGTAATCGTGAGATTGGCGCGATCCTTGAGAAAAAAGGACTCGTGAAAAATGGCCAGTTCTTTAACTACTATACCAAGTTCAAGAACTATAGCAATTTCAAATCCGGTTATTTCAACCTGCAAAAGAGCATGGATCTAGAAACCATCATCCAAAAACTGCAAGAAGAGGGAACCAAAACTCCTCAGGCTCCAGTTCTTGGAAAGGTCACGATTCCAGAAGGTTATACGATCGATCAGATTGCGACGGCTATCACCACCGATGTCTCCACTAAGAAGGCAGGCAAGACTCCATTTAAGAAAGAAGATTTCTTGAAGGCTGTCCAAGACGATGCCTTTATTGAGAAGATGGTGGCCAAATATCCTAAGCTCTTGGCGAATCTGCCAAGTA
The Streptococcus parasanguinis genome window above contains:
- a CDS encoding GNAT family N-acetyltransferase — translated: MMIRSITPADQEQLLLLEEELHDNEEKKHKATLEEALGSKEAISLLAEQAGDAVAYLLATEDQPLKGDLIVLRLAVRPAFQGQGYGSILIAALKDLAVQKEKEAIWIDCPEDLLSYFSQQGFRDEAESDRGVHMVWER
- a CDS encoding GNAT family N-acetyltransferase, with the protein product MKEKIHIRQAELEDLDAIERIELENFSEEEAIAREILKDHIEKIQTTFLVAECQGQILGYLEGPVRPERYLIDSSFSEVEDLSQLEKGFISITSLSIAKEAQGLGVGTLLLEAMKEIAIKDGRQGINLTCHDYLIPYYEKQGFTNEGLSESQYAGEVWYNLVWENENLD
- the mltG gene encoding endolytic transglycosylase MltG: MLRIMMREVNYLTDKSQDSEKLLSFKEQILRDLEEANEQLLKIEKEYDLPDRSIETPSSLKEEEEATPPPKVEESASAPKEEPVEPVKATPAVEEKSELTKPAKKEPSQEPVEESLSRSSRNQRQQKQKKQNKIAKRIVRTVVSLLLIVIVATGIFAVTYIHSAVKPMDKNATEFVTVEIPAGSSNREIGAILEKKGLVKNGQFFNYYTKFKNYSNFKSGYFNLQKSMDLETIIQKLQEEGTKTPQAPVLGKVTIPEGYTIDQIATAITTDVSTKKAGKTPFKKEDFLKAVQDDAFIEKMVAKYPKLLANLPSKDSGVRYRLEGYLFPATYNYGKDTTVKEMIDQMLAAMDQNLSPYYETLESKNINVNEVLTLASLVEKEGATDQDRKDIASVFYNRLNQDMPLQSNIAILYAEGKLGQKTTLKEDATIDTELDSPYNIYKNTGLMPGPVDNPGVSAIEAAVNPSKTDYLYFVANVENGEVFFAKTYEEHNKNVEEHVNSKLTQASSN